In Anopheles bellator chromosome 2, idAnoBellAS_SP24_06.2, whole genome shotgun sequence, the genomic stretch GATGTTTTTAGTATTCTGCTTCTCGTGTGGAAGATAGTCGTCTTTCGACTCCTGTGTGATCGCTCCGGATACGGATGAATGTATCAAAAGCAATATTTAAACAAAGTATATGTAATATGGAACATACCAACTGGTTCTAGTAATTAGTGAAAAACAGTATTAAACCatctcctctctctctctctctctctatctcgctgTAATTTCCCTCTCCGTAGGTATCTCACTCAGCGGAGAGGCTACTGCAGTTCTATCTGCAAATTCATTAACAACATCTCTTTGCTCAATCATTTGCTAGTatgtttttgtgtgatttttgcttattttctCGCATTTCACCCTATTTCTTTATGTTGAATGttaactaactaactaactaactagGCTAACTAAtctaaaaataattttcttcaattttcgaACGAACAATAGTGCGTGATACCATAAGTTCGTATATGTTTCGCATCCGTAGCACCGTAGCGGTCGTCcaacccggggggggggactgATTAACAACTCATTCCCATCCGAATTTCATGCACTCAATTCTCCGCGCGTTTGGTTTCAGTTCTCCTCCTTCGGTGACGCTGGCCCGCTCGGCTTCATCATCGGATTACACTAGTTCAGGatttacaaaataatttaacgAGTTTATCTTCAGCCAACGGTATCGATTGGTGTCGTTTGCCACGACACGCGTGGCACCATTCCTGTTCTTTTCGCTTATCgcattttcccttttcctttGCCTATACATTTACATGACTCACCATCACTTCCCGTCTTCCCTCtcgtgaaacagaaaaactcAGCAAAAGTAGTTTCCATTTACGAGTTATTTACTTTACTCCATCATATTCCACCGCCtttatatgttttgtttgtttttttgtttttgttttttgttttgcttaaaCGTTAATTATCACATTTCAACGCGTCCCATCATTTTCACCGTGCTGGTCATTCGTGTTTCTTCGCTTTTCGACCGCCGCGACGACTTGACTGGTCTTGCACCTTTGGAGAATTCCGTTCGTACTTCTTGCCAAGGTAAACAGGGGGGTCCGCAGTGGCAGATTCCTTAGCCACCGATTGCGGCGGATTCATTATAATAAGAGTGGTTTCCCGAGAACcatagttttgtttgtgtttatgttCGAGTGGCAATACGGTGGACGTGGCAATGTGTAGTAGAGTAAAGAAGAAAGTTGTAGATACAGCCATTTTGGAATTCATTCGAAAAACCAATCGACGGTACGATGAATAGACTTGATTTTTGGACCGCTTGGAAAGAGGGACCATCCTGCGTCACTGCGCACAGGATGGGTTTAAACTGTACACTATCGGGAGCTGGGCGAAAAGGCTACTGTTTGACCAGGGCAGCGCACCGACGAGTGCCCTATTTCTAGCTGCGTCCCGATTCCGTCTGAGATGCAAAACACTTCGACGTGAACGTGAATAAGGCGATCATGAAACTAGCTATTTACAACATTCCAGTAGTTCGTACGCCCTACTTAATACGCTACACGAGCCCTGAGCACTGAGTGCAGCTTTGAGATTCATCATGTTCGTTAGCGCATGCGGCAAAACACGAAGGTGGGTCCCCGGCAATGTCACCTTCCACCTTCGATGGAGTGCTTTCAGGCGTGGCAATAGTGTCGCTGCCCTCTACTTCCACcagtgcaccggaagtggtgaaTGTTACGATCACCTCCCGACTACCGGTTCGTTCCATAGGGACCATGTTGATGGACACGGAACGGCATGATGAATCACCACACGCTGCAGGGCTGTCGTCGACGGTAGACGAAATGGCCCCTATCGAAGTTAGTCCGATCGTGTTGTACTCTTTAATACCCTTCTCGCCGATCGGTACGTGTCGGTCGCCGATCTTCACCAACAGTATCGTGCGGTTAACGTTCGAACGGAAATGATGATCCGGATGGTTCGGTTGCCAGTAGTGAACTACGTAACCTACCATGCCCTCTTGCGGGATCCAATCTTTCCACGAGGCGCGACCGCCACTGGCTCGGAACTGCTCGTTCGGCCAAGTTACATCGATACGCCTGCCCAGATCAAGACAATCGTAGATCTGTTCGCAAAATGGAAAGAACGTGGTACGGTATGATAAGGATACTAGAGTTTGAATCTAAGGTTCGGCAATGTTTATCTTTACCTGCGACGCATCAACAATGATGACCTTCTTGTTCAGCCCGATCGCCGGAGGCGTCTGTATCCACTGAAGGTTTGCCGCCTGCGGTTCGGTTGAATCCGCAGTAGCCATACTGAACAGTGAGTAGGACGCATCGTCCGGAGGTGACAGTGTGAACGTTAGCGTTCCGGGAACTCCCGGTATTCGACTACCAACGGCCGCCATACCTCCACTACCGCTGGCAACTCCCGGCGGCAATGTAATGCCTGTACCAACGGTCGAAAGCTTCAACGAATGTTGCTTGTGACCGATCGGACCAGAAGTCGATTCAGCTTGTGGTTTCAGCGTCGAACTCGGACTCgctccggcagcaccggccATACACTCATCATCAGCTCCGGCGGAACTGTCGTTTCCacttccaccagcaaccgctgccgctgctactgccTCCGCCAGCACAGCTTCTCGGTACGAGTCCCGCTTGCTAATCTGTAGCGTACCCCAATCGATGCGATCTTTGCTCGTGCTACTCATATTCCGCTTCGCGATCGTACTGCGTTCCCGCACCCCTACAACGGCCATCGCCTCGCGCTCCGCATCCCGCTCCCGGTTCAGAAACCCAGCCAACAGGGTCGAGCTGGTCGGTTTGTTAATGCTGGCCATGCTGCCCCGCGTTGCAACGGCACCGGAGATCGACATGTTCTGACTACCGTACGACAGAGTGCCTGCCGTCCCCGACAGTGTGTTGTTCGGTGTCGGCGTGTTACAGTACACACCCTGCATCTCCGTCATTTCGCCATCAACGATGGCGCTGCCACTACTGCATCCCTCGCGGCACCGCTGCCGGATGCGCTTCCAACACCGGATCAGCATCTGTTGAATCTTTTCGGGCGTTATCTCACCGCCGATGATGCGACACAGTTGTGCGTTCGTTTCCGCGTACGATGTCGTCAGCGGGGACACGTAAATCGGATAACCGATCGGTTGATCGCAAGACGAGTTGATAATGTTGCGGAGCGCCTGCTTTGCGTTCTGGATGCTGCCACGTTCGGGGTTCCGATTGCGCAGATAGAtcagctcctgctgctggccagcccacaatccacgcacacactcgcgaTTCAATTTAATGACCCGAAAGTTTAGGTACCGCTTGCTGAGCCGTATCACGCGGTACTCGTCCGAACCATCATCCATAACGTGGCGCAGGGCAAGCAAATTCGGTGTTCCTCGAAGCACCGCGTTTCGCCACAACGGATCCGCTTCATGCGAAATGACCAGCTCTTTCGtgtgaaaatcgatcgcaTTGTACAGGAAGCTGTAGTCGTCGTACTCGTCCGGACAGAGAAAGTGGTCCTGGTGTAACTTCAGCGACATCCGGACAGCGGGAGCAACCACACCGTGCAACAGTTCCATATCGGCAAATACCCACTCGTCGCGAGGGCACGTGATGCGAAAGTCACCCTTAAACAAGGCGTGCAGCCCGTGGAGAAAGAACTCGACCCCGCACGACGAACTGTGGCTTGCGGTGGCTAACGTACGCCGAGCCAGCAACGCCAGCGACATGCACAGCGAGGTCACCAACGAGTCACGGTTCTGTAAACATACCGTAATGTCGATCAGTGCACTGGCAGGGTTTGAACAAAGCGGGTCTTTTAAAACTTACCGAACTGAAAAAGTTAGATGTACCATTGGAGGAGCTTCCGttagaaccggaaccggcgttCGTTCCATCCGCACCTCCACAATTCGAGGACGTTGCTGCGTGCGCTCCGTTATTGTTGTGCGTTCCACTCGACTCACCACCAGCCTTACTGTTCCCAGCACTTCCCAGTCCGCCTGCCGTACCGTCAATCTCCGCCGTCGAACCTGTCGTGACACTGGCTCCCGGTGAAGCTTTGGCATCTTTCGCCGCGTCCGTAGTGGCCGAATTTGCACCGTGGGCCTGAGTGGTCGACGAAACCACGCAATTGCCAACACTTCCCGCAGTACCGCcagtgcttccggtgccaccgcccgATGGAACGGAAGTGCTAGCCGGTGGAGTTTTCTTCGGCGTACTGTTACGCTCGTTAAGGGCCGCTTGTAGCTGCTGGCGCTTTTTGGTACTGCAGAACTGTATCCACTCGCCATAGATACACCAGAAACTGGCCCGCGTAATGCCCGCCGTGCGGAAATCATAATCGTCATCCAGGTTGTGATTGAAGACCGGATCGAGATCGACAAACTGACGGTCCGTCGTATGCTCGAGCGCTTCCTCAATGGCCTGCGATTGCAGCCAGCTCATCAGCTTCGGCGACCGAAGCGTGTAGTAGATAATGCTCTGGAATTAGTCACGAAAGGATTTTAAAGATATTGGCCAAAGGTTTGAACCAGCTCGTTCACTCGATCATCAGATCTAGAGTTGATTCGACCAAACCACCGCGTTTTCCTTTCATACGCACCTTAACGTAATATGAAATCAGCACCTTCCGAAACTCGAACACCTGCAGTGTGGCAGTGGCAGAATTGTCCGATATCGAGTATCCCTCGAGAACGTACTTGGACGCCATCACTTGCCACGCTAGCCAGCGCGTAGTGAACATGGCATTCGCACTCAGCATGCGTGGCAGGTGGCCtatcgtgcagcagcagcaacctgtGCACGATACGAATGTTGAGAACAATTCTACTACGTCCTGAGGAAATGCATCCAAACCAAAAACTGACCTATATTGTCTTCCACCTCTTCGGAGATCGCTTCAACCTCGCGCTGCTGGCAGTAGGTACCGCGGAACTCGAGACCACGCATCTGAAACGTGCACAGCCCGTTACCGAGTTCGATGATGTGCACGAGGCAGTTTAAGTAGTCCGACGCGAGCACTGCAATGAAAGAAAGGTTCCCATGTACTGTACACTGTAACCGTTGACGATCAAGCTAATTAATACTGACCGAAGCAATCCCCTTGGCTTACGTTACCCCAGCGACCCATCAGTAAGTCACCGCACAGCGAGTGCTGCAACGAGCGGGTCAGATGCTCGTAAAATATGCTGTTCAGATTGTTATCGTCTGCACCGAGATCGCGCTCGAGCTGCGAGCTGAGCCGGGTGTTTGAGTGATCGATCCGGCGGGTGTTGTAGTCACGCTCCCAGAACTTAATCGGGCGCACGTATGACGTTAGAAATATGGCACTTCCTataaacgaaaacgaagaacGTAAGCCAACAGTGTCAATAGTGGTAAAAACACGAAAGCCATCACACGCCACTTACCAAGAAATGGATTGAGAGGTGTCGACAGGATTGCACTGATGGCCGTCTGCAGAAACAGCATCGCCGAGTGCGGAACACTGAAGGGCTGGGCGAACGCATGAAATGCCGATCCCCACGTTATTTGCCACGGTGCTATGTACGTTACGACGAATTGTAACTGAAAGCAAAGAGATAGTAAACATGTTACCAGAAAAACCGCATTGAGCCATCTACGCCTTCGCTCACCTTCAGCAGAAACTCGGAAATCTTTCGGTACAGGATCGAGATGAGAAAGTAGTCGAGCAGGAACGTTTCGCTAGACAGTTTGTAGTCCAACCGAAAGAACAGTACGGTGAAGATGAGTATAATGTACTGACTACCGACGTCGGAGTACGAGTTTCGGACACCTGGAGCGagtgaaacacaaacagtATTGCCACCAAGCGGTATTGTGGAAAACAGATTACATGAAAAAACGGTACTCACACTTCAAACTGCAAACGACGATCAGCATGGTGCCGAGCGTGAggccaaacttttccacaaTCAACGCCGAGTCAGCGGTCAGGGCACTGACAAAGATCAGCGGATAGAGGATGTTGCGCTCGAAGAAACACAACAGCACGTACATCGTCTCGAACCACATGATTTTCGACAACTTCTGCACTTCGAACAGACCGAACTCGTCCGGTTTCAGAATCGGTTTTGCGATGCACAACCACGGCAGGTGCTTCCGGAGCTGCGGCACGATGTAGTGAACAAGAAACCCCACAATGCAGGCGCCCGAGTGCAGCACGTGATTGATTTCCGGCTGGAGCACCGTGAAGACGGTGCTGCAGTGCAGACTGAacatggccaccgccagcaccacgcacaccacgccATCGTTCTTCATGCGCGCCGTCACCGTATCCTGTAACTTTCGCGGTAAGGGATCGTCCAGTTCTTTCGTGTCCTCGCGTCCCGCCTCTTCGTCGAAATCCCGGTTCATCTCGTCCGTTGATCGGGCCGGCACCGATTGCCGTCGCtcagcaccggccaccaccgttggaaGGCCTTCCGCCCCCTTCGAGTCATCGCACGAGCCCGAGGACACCGAGCGCTTCGAGCCGTCTCGGCCCCCACTGGATGtatcgtcatcgtccgggTGCGCCAGTAGCAGCGACTTGATCACCGCCCAAACGTACGTGTAGTCGCTCGCGCACCTCGACAGATGGTACGACACGGTCACAAGGAAAGCGCAAAACATCGAGAACAGTACATGCTGGGTGCCGGTCTCGGACAGGGCACCGAAAGCGGGCCCAAACAGGAGCGTGCAAGCCAACACGGACCGCAGCACGGAGAGAAAGGACGCAAGCAGACTGCACGAAGCGTTGCTGCCGAAGAGGTGCATGTCCAGCTGCTCCAGAAAGTACATCGTGAAGGTATTGATCTGCGGGAACAATCCGAGGCTAAACAGGAACGGAAACGAGAGGATCACGACCGAGAGGATGCTCTGGCTCGACTGGAGAAAGGCTACGATCGAGATGCGAAATCCGAACAGGACGTGCGTTCCCAGACCCTCCAGTGGAGCTCCCTGGCCTAGTTCCAGCTCGTACTCTCTCAGCACCCGGTGcacacccagcagcagcgcgcagcACAGACAGAAGTAGATCGGGCGCGAGTAAGTGACGGTTTTGTTAAATCCATGGATCGGTGAGGCCGCATCGGGCTGGACGCTCTTAAGCAGCGAGTACTGACTGCCGGCAATCACGAAGCAAAAGATGAACGCGTACAGATCTTCGTAGAACTTCAGGTACAGGACGAGCGAGCCGAGCAGCGAGACGAGCGTGCAGAGACCGATGGCGAGCACGACCTGCGCCCAGCTGGTGTCGCGATCGAACAACGCCAACAGCTGCAACCGATTCATCGAGATGTTCAGATGCTCTCGGAAGCACAGGAAGTTCAGGGGAAAGCGGTAGTAACGCTTCGGGCGCACCGTTTGGCCACCTTCGCCGAACATCGAGTGTAGCACGACATCGATTGTGCTCTGTGCCCGCGAAAGGCTGCAGTCCGTCGACGCGACGATTGCCTTATCGATCGTCCCCACTGTGCCGCCCGCGcttccaccgccagcgccaccgactCCACCGGCAGAATTAATGGATGCAGTGTTGAAATCATCGCCGGTGGAAGAAATCGTCCCGATCGTtgccccaccgccaccggatccGCTCAGAACGCTTCCACTGCCCGCCCCACCAATACCACTGCCCGACGGACCACTGATGCTGATCGTGCTGCGagggtgatggtgatgatgcatATGGTGTAgatggtggtgtgcgtgcagATGATGGTTGAGCGCTCCGATCCGCTCCTTGATTGCGTTGGCCGCACAGCGCAGCCAGCGGTCGGAATCGTCGGCTACATACAAATTCCAAGGCAACTCGCCGACCGATCCCGGCATCAGCTCACCACCTCCGataccaacaccaccgcccCGTGTGCTGCTTCCTCCTGCGCCGCCGACGCTGTGGCTGCCCGCAGCCTCCGACTGCAAACGCCCGCCCGTAACCGCCTGCTGTTGTCCACCTTCGAGCGCATCCAGGCAGTAATTGCAGTTGTTGTTATCATCGTCGCGCCAGTAATCGTTCACTCCAACCGCACCGGAAGTCGTTTCTATTCCacaggccgccgccgatgctgACGCTGCCATTGCTCCCGCCGGCTCAGCACTATCACTGCCTCCCTCGTCGGCCGATTTGAGGATTCGCAGGCGGCAGTTTAACTGGCGGTATGACCGGGAGGGGAATGGGATACCACGCGACCGAAAGCTAAAACttccgttcgtttgctgctCCGACAGCGCACTATTGCCCGGCAGGTATATCGGCGGAATTGGCACATCTGAGCGATAGTTGAGGAACGTGATCAGTGGTGCAGTGGCAGCATTTTCCGGTATCCGCTCCGCAGATAGCCGCTGCGAGAGTGTCCGATTGTAGATCTTGCCACTCGTGCTGGGATAGTTGTCTTCGATGCTCAGTCGCCGTGTGCTGAACCGTCCCTGGGGCGAAGTTTTGGGAATCGCACCCAGATTACGCTGTGCGGACGGCGTAATACCGGAAGTGGACGAAGTGTCGGGCGCTGCACAATCGCCCGTTTTCCCACTGCCCCCAGCTGTTCGTTGTGTCGCAGATGGATCGTGCTCTCCGCCCACCGATGGTGCATTCGCCGCCTTGGGAGGACTGTCTTTTGCAATCAGCAAATCTTTGGAACTGGCACTCGCGTGCTCCCAATCACTGGAGGAGAGACATCCCAGTTCGTCACCGAACGGCTTCACCGGGGACCGCAGCGTGTCGCTGATCGTTGGACTGGATGAAGTTTTCTTCACGtccccaccgccaccactggCGTTGGGCGCCGCCAAGCAAGCGGTGTTCTTGGCCTCCACTATAACCACCGCTTGCTCGGAACCCGCCCGATGATTGCGCGGTTCGAGAAGCGGCGATCGTGAGCCCGCATTGTTTTCCGTATCGGAATCCGTCGACTGAAGGCCACTGTCCGGGGGATCGAGATCGGAATCGATCGCTTCGTCGCTCCGATCGTCACCCCCGTCACCCGCAGGTACCGCCGACCGATCTGCCGTATCGAGATGATGATCGAGAAGTTCCATCCGATccctttgctgctgctgatggtgcagCCGACGGAGTTGATCATGCAACGTAAGATCCTCCTCACTATCTGCTACCCGGTCCACCAGCTTTGGCCCGTCTTCTTCCCGCGCCCTTCCAGTGCACTGATCGTGCTCCACGGCCGCTTCAACACCATCCTCCCCAACATGCACGTGCGCTTCTCCCTCCtcttcttccacttcttcgtcgtcgctcTCTCTATCACCACAATCGTCGTCCccctcctcttcttcctcaTCCTCTTCATCTTCCtcctcgtcatcatcatcatcgtcctgcAGGCCATCGTCCGAATCGGACAAATGGAGGACGAACCGTTGGATGACTGTTACTTCGTCACTCACCAATCGCACACCATTACCGTCACCTCCGTTCTTGATCGGTGTACTCTCGTCTGACTGTTCGGCGATCGGATAAACGGGATCGCCGGCTGTGTTCGCACTGCCACTTTCACCTGCTTCACCACACCCTTCTCCGCCAACGCCTCCTTCTGCTCCTCCAGCCGCTTCCTCATCACAACCCATCACCATCGTAAGGCTCGAGGCGGTTCCCCGACACACGTCCACCAGCCCCGATCCGCTGCTCCCTTCGTTCGATTTCGTAAACAAGTTCAGGTACGGATTGCGGGACAAACACttgctcggcggcggcagtacGGTGTGGCGTGGATTGCGCAGTGTTTGGCCGCCGATCACCTCCACGCTGTTCGGGTGGGTTGGCGTTAGGTTAGAGATCGACGCCGGACTGCAGGTTTCGAGCGCGGCGCTCTTGATCCGTCGCACTGAAGTCAGTGACCGTGGCAGTGGCCGTCCCGTGCCCCCGTTGCCGGAATTAGTGTTCGAGTGGCGCCGACGTTTGCTGCCTCCACCCGAACCACTTCTCCCGCTACCGGATGGCCCATTACCAGCACCACTAACAATCCCGGCACCGACTACGGCACTACTGCTACCGCTAGCGATCGTTGGCAGTTGCAAGGCGGACATCGTACTGCTCGAATCGCGTCGGATGGGAGTGGCCTGATGAAGAAGGTACGATCctccaccactaccaccaccaatAGTTCCTTTACCGCTGCCTCCGATTGCGTCGCCCGCCGTGCTTTCTATCGCCAGTTGTACGGCAGATTTCGTGTAGCTGTGGTCCAGGTGGTAGAGATCGGCCGGATCGTGGTTCTGCAAGGCcagcagatgatgatgatgatggtgatgatggtgcaacTGATagtgctgatgatgctgaaaCAATGAGCCGATCGATTTGTTGCTCTGACCGTCGGAACTCAGGTGCCTCTGTAGCTTGACTCCGTCACCTCCGCTCGCTCCTCTGCTTACGCCTTTCCGTTGTCCGGCAGCAACACTGCTCGAAacaccgctgccgctggtgctgcgtCCAAAACCACCCTGTTTGCGTCGGTTACGGGCACCGTCGGTGACGTCGACGCCGCGCTCCTCTTCCCCAAACACGCTGCTCCCACTGCCCATCGCGAGTTTTTCGGAATCGAGCGAAATCTGACGCTGCAGCTGACTGTTCATGAAGCGCTGCTTCCGCCTCGACTTGTACTGATGCCTTCGTAGCGAGGCATTTGATTGGGCGCTTATCATCGACCGGCCCGCTAAtgggtgttgctgttgctgccgctgctgtcggTCCCGCGCCAGACCGCCATCGATTGCCACTATGCTAGTGCTTCCGCCGGCACTACTCGATCCGCCGGCGGTTCCGAACTCACCCGACATCTCTCGCACCACATTCTCTAGTGCCATTTCCGAAAAGCGATCCTGGTTGGGCGTCGAAAGCGATCTTTTATGCGTGGCCGTACTGCAAACTTCCGCCGAGTGCGTTTGCACTGTAGTGCAGCGTGCCCTCGCGTGTCCACTCGCTTCACCACATGCCGCCCCATCGACCCCAGTGCCAGTTGCGCCACCGCTCATCCCGCTTTCGCTCGATTCGGAGCTGTTCTTACGGTGCACGTCCACCTTCAGGTCGATCGTGCTCGTCACCTGTTCcggaaaatcgaacgaaagcgCACTGTTGGCGTAGCTGTGGTTTTCATCGCTCGGATGCTCCACCGAGGTACGGGATGATGCATTCACCGGTGGCGTTCCGACTGCTTCAACAGTACCGAGGATTTGCATCTCAATACCggcctcgtcgtcctcgccaccaccaccacccgggccacTGTTGGGACCgccggcaccaggcgccttCGTCCCCCCGCCGACTCCCGGTTTCTTCAGATTGGTCTCCGACATGGTGCGCGCCCGGTCGTACATCCGGTGCAGGGCCACGTTAACCATCTTGAAGaatgtgatgatgatggcaaccAGGACACAGTATACGCTCCATACGATTAACGTTGTAGGAAAGTACTGaaaaaatgaagcgaaaacgTTAGTAAACACATGTATATTGTCGTTTTCATTACGTAAGtattcatcatttttaatttgagTAAATTTTACTTAATGTTTGACTTAAAGGGACCCTGTTTATGACTAGTCCTACATTCTTAAGTTTGGTGTATGGCATTCGTTGCTAATGGCGTAGTATAAGGCCGATACTAAGGTGCTAAAAAAGGTTTGAAAGATGATACCAAACGTGATAATTAGAAAATGGCAGCTATTTCAAGGGCCAAACACCTGAACAGAATGAAAGCTGTTACGAGGGCGGTGTACGTAACCTCCAACTAGTTCTAATGCAACTTGCAACAGCAGCTTTTATTATCACACGAAACGACCATGTGACAGTATTATTAACTGTGGCACTGCAAAGAAAATGTACTTGCTGCACATAGATCGCCTTTGCTCATCTTTAGGAACGCTTGAAAGAAAAATCTAATTCGAACGCGGCGCACCGGTCTAACTTTCTTCACCGCAGTGTCCTCGGCAAAAGGAGAGGACGTAGCGCAGTGACAAAAAGGCGTAATCGAGGGGCCCATCGATCGCAGGCAGAGGATAGAAATTAATGGCCTGTCGGAACAAATGtgctaattttatttcctAACCATGTTGCCGGCGTAATACGACCAGATATCAACAGATAACGAGCTGAGCCA encodes the following:
- the LOC131207559 gene encoding protein pecanex, which gives rise to MGSQTLEILRQGVLASLTGGWYYDVHQNVFCNAVHLYIWLFLLFLPFIIYMYFPTTLIVWSVYCVLVAIIITFFKMVNVALHRMYDRARTMSETNLKKPGVGGGTKAPGAGGPNSGPGGGGGEDDEAGIEMQILGTVEAVGTPPVNASSRTSVEHPSDENHSYANSALSFDFPEQVTSTIDLKVDVHRKNSSESSESGMSGGATGTGVDGAACGEASGHARARCTTVQTHSAEVCSTATHKRSLSTPNQDRFSEMALENVVREMSGEFGTAGGSSSAGGSTSIVAIDGAGRSMISAQSNASLRRHQYKSRRKQRFMNSQLQRQISLDSEKLAMGSGSSVFGEEERGVDVTDGARNRRKQGGVSRGASGGDGVKLQRHLSSDGQSNKSIGSLFQHHQHYQLHHHHHHHHHLLALQNHDPADLYHLDHSYTKSAVQLAIESTAGDAIGGSGKGTIGGGSGGGSYLLHQATPIRRDSSSTMSALQLPTIASGSSSAVVGAGIVSGAGNGPSGSGRSGSGGGSKRRRHSNTNSGNGGTGRPLPRSLTSVRRIKSAALETCSPASISNLTPTHPNSVEVIGGQTLRNPRHTVLPPPSKCLSRNPYLNLFTKSNEGSSGSGLVDVCRGTASSLTMVMGCDEEAAGGAEGGVGGEGCGEAGESGSANTAGDPVYPIAEQSDESTPIKNGGDGNGVRLVSDEVTVIQRFVLHLSDSDDGLQDDDDDDEEEDEEDEEEEEGDDDCGDRESDDEEVEEEEGEAHVHVGEDGVEAAVEHDQCTGRAREEDGPKLVDRVADSEEDLTLHDQLRRLHHQQQQRDRMELLDHHLDTADRSAVPAGDGGDDRSDEAIDSDLDPPDSGLQSTDSDTENNAGSRSPLLEPRNHRAGSEQAVVIVEAKNTACLAAPNASGGGGDVKKTSSSPTISDTLRSPVKPFGDELGCLSSSDWEHASASSKDLLIAKDSPPKAANAPSVGGEHDPSATQRTAGGSGKTGDCAAPDTSSTSGITPSAQRNLGAIPKTSPQGRFSTRRLSIEDNYPSTSGKIYNRTLSQRLSAERIPENAATAPLITFLNYRSDVPIPPIYLPGNSALSEQQTNGSFSFRSRGIPFPSRSYRQLNCRLRILKSADEGGSDSAEPAGAMAASASAAACGIETTSGAVGVNDYWRDDDNNNCNYCLDALEGGQQQAVTGGRLQSEAAGSHSVGGAGGSSTRGGGVGIGGGELMPGSVGELPWNLYVADDSDRWLRCAANAIKERIGALNHHLHAHHHLHHMHHHHHPRSTISISGPSGSGIGGAGSGSVLSGSGGGGATIGTISSTGDDFNTASINSAVGTIDKAIVASTDCSLSRAQSTIDVVLHSMFGEGGQTVRPKRYYRFPLNFLCFREHLNISMNRLQLLALFDRDTSWAQVVLAIGLCTLVSLLGSLVLYLKFYEDLYAFIFCFVIAGSQYSLLKSVQPDAASPIHGFNKTVTYSRPIYFCLCCALLLGVHRVLREYELELGQGAPLEGLGTHVLFGFRISIVAFLQSSQSILSVVILSFPFLFSLGLFPQINTFTMYFLEQLDMHLFGSNASCSLLASFLSVLRSVLACTLLFGPAFGALSETGTQHVLFSMFCAFLVTVSYHLSRCASDYTYVWAVIKSLLLAHPDDDDTSSGGRDGSKRSVSSGSCDDSKGAEGLPTVVAGAERRQSVPARSTDEMNRDFDEEAGREDTKELDDPLPRKLQDTVTARMKNDGVVCVVLAVAMFSLHCSTVFTVLQPEINHVLHSGACIVGFLVHYIVPQLRKHLPWLCIAKPILKPDEFGLFEVQKLSKIMWFETMYVLLCFFERNILYPLIFVSALTADSALIVEKFGLTLGTMLIVVCSLKCVRNSYSDVGSQYIILIFTVLFFRLDYKLSSETFLLDYFLISILYRKISEFLLKLQFVVTYIAPWQITWGSAFHAFAQPFSVPHSAMLFLQTAISAILSTPLNPFLGSAIFLTSYVRPIKFWERDYNTRRIDHSNTRLSSQLERDLGADDNNLNSIFYEHLTRSLQHSLCGDLLMGRWGNVSQGDCFVLASDYLNCLVHIIELGNGLCTFQMRGLEFRGTYCQQREVEAISEEVEDNIGCCCCTIGHLPRMLSANAMFTTRWLAWQVMASKYVLEGYSISDNSATATLQVFEFRKVLISYYVKSIIYYTLRSPKLMSWLQSQAIEEALEHTTDRQFVDLDPVFNHNLDDDYDFRTAGITRASFWCIYGEWIQFCSTKKRQQLQAALNERNSTPKKTPPASTSVPSGGGTGSTGGTAGSVGNCVVSSTTQAHGANSATTDAAKDAKASPGASVTTGSTAEIDGTAGGLGSAGNSKAGGESSGTHNNNGAHAATSSNCGGADGTNAGSGSNGSSSNGTSNFFSSNRDSLVTSLCMSLALLARRTLATASHSSSCGVEFFLHGLHALFKGDFRITCPRDEWVFADMELLHGVVAPAVRMSLKLHQDHFLCPDEYDDYSFLYNAIDFHTKELVISHEADPLWRNAVLRGTPNLLALRHVMDDGSDEYRVIRLSKRYLNFRVIKLNRECVRGLWAGQQQELIYLRNRNPERGSIQNAKQALRNIINSSCDQPIGYPIYVSPLTTSYAETNAQLCRIIGGEITPEKIQQMLIRCWKRIRQRCREGCSSGSAIVDGEMTEMQGVYCNTPTPNNTLSGTAGTLSYGSQNMSISGAVATRGSMASINKPTSSTLLAGFLNRERDAEREAMAVVGVRERSTIAKRNMSSTSKDRIDWGTLQISKRDSYREAVLAEAVAAAAVAGGSGNDSSAGADDECMAGAAGASPSSTLKPQAESTSGPIGHKQHSLKLSTVGTGITLPPGVASGSGGMAAVGSRIPGVPGTLTFTLSPPDDASYSLFSMATADSTEPQAANLQWIQTPPAIGLNKKVIIVDASQIYDCLDLGRRIDVTWPNEQFRASGGRASWKDWIPQEGMVGYVVHYWQPNHPDHHFRSNVNRTILLVKIGDRHVPIGEKGIKEYNTIGLTSIGAISSTVDDSPAACGDSSCRSVSINMVPMERTGSREVIVTFTTSGALVEVEGSDTIATPESTPSKVEGDIAGDPPSCFAACANEHDESQSCTQCSGLV